A segment of the Oncorhynchus tshawytscha isolate Ot180627B linkage group LG06, Otsh_v2.0, whole genome shotgun sequence genome:
TATTGTCACATCACATGCCAGTTAATGTAAACGAGTGTAAAACCTAAAGACTTGCTAACAAGACCATTGATGTGGATGTCAAATTTTAAGGCTttgaaaataaatataatatatgaaTGAGGCCAATGTCGACACTTCAGAAAAATGTGTGAAGTGAGAATTATACCACTACACCATAAACTGCTGACTCATTCTTTCTCTcatacctgtctctccctccctatgtGCCCATACAGGTCTGCTGGAGGATGAGCGTCTGGCCAGTGCCCACCAGGCAGAAGCCTTTGCACGACAGGTCCACAACCTGCAAGGTACTGTCTGCAACAGATGTATAAAGTGCTGCTCCCGAGTGCTTTAATCCTGGCACCAAATAAGTGAAACCATTGTGTATTTTGTGACAACAATAAAGCACCAGGGAGCATCAGTATATATCATGAGGCCCTCCAGCACCCATACTTAGAACGTTTGGGATGTGCATATCACCGACTCACGCTGTTTGACACAAAGATTGCTAATGGGGGAAAATTATGATTGGTAATGAATAGATAATTCATCAATGTCCAATCACCATATGGAATTCCATTGTCCCACCTAACCTCTAATGAAAAGTTTACATTTGAGGGGCCACCGAGACAGTGTGAGCCCCCACAGAAAGGCTACATAGACAGAACGGCTGTGTTGCATAAATGTGAGGTGATGTAATTGGCTGTCAAGTGTTACATGTGTGTGTCGTCATTTGTCTTACAGGGATCTGAGTCAATTGTCTGTTGTCAATGTCTGGGGCTCACTTACAGCCCATTTACCACCAGTTACACCAGCTACTCTTGAAATCACAACTTACTTTTCTCCCAGGAACACCCATATGCTCATGCACCCTGTTATCAGATCTCCTCACTTATCACTACCTAACTCATTGTAGCCTAGAacgagcacacctgattcaactagtcAATGGCTTGATGATTACTTGACAAGTTAAATCAGGTGAGCTAGCTCTGAAATAGATCATATGGAACTGCTAAGGGTCCCAGAGGAGAGGCTTGAAGAACACTGCTGTATGTAGAACCATTTAAACTCTTGTCCCTGTATGTCTCCCTCCCCAGCCCAGCTGCGTTCAGTACAGGAGGAGATGGACTCtctagaggaggagaaggagagtgagctGACTGAGGCTCACAAGGAGCTACGCCTCGCCCAGGAGGAGGTGGTGCTTTACCTTATGCTATTTTACTTTCTTAAGCTACTTTACTTTAGGCTATttggttgcaagttcgaatccctgagctgacaaggtacaaatctgtcgttctgcccctgaacaggcagttaacccactgttcctaggccgtcattgaaaataagaatttgttcttaactgacttgcctaatcaaataaatttaaaaaaataaaatactttacTTTAGGCTACTTTACTTTAGACTATGCAACTTAATAAGGCTATTTCACTTGGATTTACTTTAAGCTATTTTACTTTAAGTTACTTTACTTTAGGCTACTTTACTTTAGGGCTATTCTACTTTGTTAGGctattttactttactatttcCAGAAGTATGTGCTCTCTGCATGCGAGGATAGGTTTGACTGTTCGGTTCCTTGTGTTACAGGTGGTGCTGCtgagtttgattgattgatttattgattgattacTTGCAGGTTCTGCTTCTGCAGCAGGCGGCTGAGGAGGCAGCGGACGAGAGGGAGAACGACATTGCGTCCCTGCAGGAGGAGCTGTGTCGCCTCCGGGCCCAGCTGGGGAGGCTCAACGATGAGGCGCAGGAGTACGAGCTGGAGATCACCACACTGAGAGCAGAGATCAGCATGAAGAGtcaaaggagggaggaagagaggaaaggaggtgagagagaggggaggagataagaggagcAGCAATAGGAGCTAGTTATCACCACACTGCGAATCGAGATCTGGGAAGGTCTTCATAGTAAATTTGCTGATCTTATtatccctgacccctgaccttgtCCACTGGCCAGGTCAAAGCAGCATCAATCAGCAAAGGGCTTCTCTAGACCCTTCCCCCCTTCCCTGAGTCacaccctaaccctcaccaccagagcagagcagtgatGTCATGTATTGGGTATGTGTCCCTTACATGTCACTGTGCctcccctctacttccccctaacTTGCCTCATTCCCTGACTCAGAGGGTGACATCACTGACATCACTGTCATCCTTGGtatcccaaacacacacaacctatcaccccaccaccacccctgtggCTCCCTGTGTGAGACATTTTTGTAATATTTAACCCTTTCCTCAACATCTTTTATTAAACCCCAACTGTCTTTGACTGTGAGATTCTAACCATGATGCAGCTAGCAATAACACAGCAATAACACAGTCAGGACCTCATGCACAGGTTTCATCATGTTATCAGTGTAGATGCCATGACAGAGCAGTACAGGAGTGGCAGAGTCAGTAGGGTTTGGGTCACAGTTTTATGAGTGTCAAATTCCAGTCTGATGTTAGGTTTACAGACAGTAggtctttctctttctgtgtctgtcattgaTGTCTATTTGCAGTGGGCAGAGTACAGACTTGTAAAATAGGCAGAATGGTTTTGATGGGTAGGGCACATAAGTATAGACTCAGCGTTGATACTTTAGTTAAACCTCCCATGTACATAGTGATGAGTGGTACATCTATCATACCCAATGTTTGCCTGTGGTCACACCAACAGAACTTGTGGAGGATGTGTTACTGTGTAGCTCTTGGGTTGTGTCCATTAGGGGACACATTAGCAAAATGTTTCAAAATGTGCAACGGAAgacaagtgtttcttattggacaacttCAGAGAGTACCTCCCTAGATCACTCCGTTTCAGACCGTTTTCTTGCGTTTTGTGCCGACTGAACTCAACCCTGATGTGTGACGATCCTGTTGTGTTCTGTCAGGTGATGTAGGTACACTGAGGCAGGAGTGTGTCACTTTGAGGGAGGATTGTGAGACTCTGAAGGACGACAACAGACGCCTGACTGAGAAACTACAGCTCCTCCAACTACAGAGGACAGGGTGAGAGGACGCATCCAATTATTTGGCTACTTAGTCTGCTTACAGTATCTGCTACCCatttaaactgaacaaaaatataaatgcaacatgcaacaattttttactgagctacagttcatataaggaaatcggtcaagtgaaataaattaattagtcgctaatctatgaatttcactagactgggaatacagatatgcatctgttggtctggtgagtatgcaggcgaataactgggacattttcagcttccaggaattgtgtacagatccttgcgacatgatgCATTatgatgctgaaacatgaggtgatggaggcggatgaatggcacgacaatgggcctcgggatctcaTCACCgtatctttgtgcattcaaattgccatcgataaaatgcaattgtgtcctTTGTCCGTTTCTTATGCCTGCTCATAcagtaccataaccccactgccaccatggggcactctgttcacaacgttgacaatAGCAAACTTCCCGCCCACATGATGCTCTACACGCTATCTGCCATCTGCCCgttacagttgaaactggaattcatccgtgaagagcacactttttCAGCAttccagtggccatcgaaggtgagcatttgcccactgaagttggttacaacTCCGAACTGCAGGCAATTCAAAACCCttgtgaggatgacgagcatgcagatgagctcccctgagacggtttctgacagtttgtgcagaagttctttggttgtgcaaatccacagtttaatcaactgtctgggtggctggttcAGACGATCCCACAGAAGAAGTCGGATGTGACACTCccgggctggcgtggttacacgtgctCTGCGGTTGTGACagagatggcgccgacagagatggtcgcctcactttgagtccttaggaaactatgcagtattttgtttttttaatgtattatttcttacattgttatcccaggaaatcttaagtcttattacatacagccaggaagaactattggatagaAGAGCGATggcaacttaccaacattacgaccaggaatacaactttcccgaagtggATTCTCTGTTTGGACCActacccaggacaatggatctaatcccagaagccgacccaaaacaacggcgccgcagaaggggcagatggAGCAGCCTTATAGTCAGGCTCTGTAGACGGGAACGGTGGGCGATGTGCACGAGTATACTAcctgccaatgtccagtctcttgacaacaaggtagacaaaatcgagcaagggttgccttccagagagacatcagagattataacattctctgtttcacggaaacatggctctctcgggatatgatGTCGGAATCAGTTCAGCCAcagggcttctccatgcatcgctccgacagagataaacacctctctgggaagaggaagggtgggggtgtatgcttcatgattaacgactcatggtgtaatcataacaacatacaggaactcaagtcctgcTCACCCgatctagaattccttacaatcaaatgccggccatattacctcccaagagaattctcatcagttattgtcacagctgtgtacatttcccctcaagcagacaccaagacggccctcaaggaacttcactggactctatgtaaactggaaaccatatatcctgaggctgcatttattgtagctgggaattttaaTGAAGCtttttgagaacaaggctacctaaattctatcagcatattgagtGCACTACGCACAGGGGGTAATACACGctatcactgctactctaacttccgcgatgcatacaaagcgcTCCCCCGCCTTCCCtttggcaaatccgaccacgacgcCATATTGCTCCTatgtcttataggcagaaactcaaacaggatgtaccagtgactagaaccattcaaagCTGGTCAGACCAATGGGAATCCAcgtttcaagattgttttgatccagaggtctgggaatatggctgaatataaacagtgtagttatccCCCCCCACaagacaatcaaacaagcgaaatgccggtacagggacgaagtggagtcgcaattcaacggctcagacacgtatgtggcagggtctacaggaaatcacggactacaaacagaaaaccagccacgtcatggACACCGACGTCACTCTtaaagacaaactaaacaccatcattgcccactttgaggataatgcAGTGCCACCGCCGTGGCCCGCTAAAAACGACTGCgcttctccttctctgtggccgacatgaataaaacatttatacgtgttaacccttgcaaggctgctggcccataCCGCATCCCTCGCAGTGtcgtcagagcatgcgcagatcagctggctggtgtgtttacagacatattcaatcgctccatatgccagtctgttgtccccacatgcttcaagatggccaccattgttcctgtacccaagaaagcaaagataactgaactaaattactaccaccccatagcactcacttctgtcatcatgaagtgctttacctgccaccctagacccacttcagtttgcataccgccccaacaggtccacagatgacacaatcgccatcacactgcacactgccctatcccatctatactagagaaatacctatgtaagaatgttgttcaatGACTACAGATCAGCATtcagcaccatagtaccctccaagctcatcatcaagctgaaggccctgggtctcaacccctccctgtgcaattgggtcctggactttctgacgggccgcccccaggtggtgaaggtattttgtatttgtatttataatgGATCCCCATAAGCTACTGCtttcccattagctgctgccaatgcatcagctactcttcctggggtccagcaaaatttaaggcagtttataccattttaaaaacattataatatattcacaacacactgtgtgccctcagggccctactccaacactaccacatatctacagtactaaaaccatgtgtatgttatcgtgtgtgtgtgtgtgtgtgtgtgtgtgtgtgtgtgtgtgtgtgtgtgtgtgtgtgtgtgtgtgtgtgtgtgtgtgtgtgattgtgtctgtgccaatgtttgatttgcttcacagtccccgctgttccataaggtgtttttttaatctgctttttaaatctaattttactgctggcatcagttacttgatgtggaatagttccatgtagtcatggctctatgtagtactgtgtgcctcccatagtcagttctggacttggggactgtgaggagacctcttgtggcatgtcttgtggggtatgcatgggtgtacaagctgtgtgccagtagtttagacagacagctcggtgcattcaacaatacctctcataaataaaagtactgatgaagtcaatctctcctggctgagattgacatgcatattattaatattagctctctgtgtacatccaagggccagctgtgctagtaggaaggtaggaaacaacatctccactttgctgaccctcaacactggggccccacaagggtgctcagctccctcctgtactccctgttcacccacggctgtgtggccatgcacacctccaactcaatcatcaagtttgcagatgacacaacggtAGTGGGCTTGactaccaacaacgatgagacagcctacagggaggaggtgagggtacttaggtgtgtggtgtcaggaaaacaacctctcactcaatgtcaacaaaacaaaggagatgatcgtggacttcaggaaacagcagagggagcacccttaCTATCCACATGGAAgggacagtggagaaggtggaaagcttaagttccttggtgtacacagcacagacaaactgaaatggtccacccacacagacagtgtggtgaagaaggcacaacagcgcctcttcaacctcaggaggctgaagaaatttggcttgtcacccaaaaccctgacaaacctttacaggtgcacaatcgagagcatcctgttgggtggtatcacagcctggtacggaaactgcgcctgcctcaactgcaaggctctccagagggtggtgtggtctgcataacacatcaccgggggcaaactacctgccctccaagacacctacagcacccaatgtcacaggaaggccaataagatcgtcaaggacaacaaccacctgagccactccatgttcacaccgctaccatccagaaggcgaggtcagtacaggtgcatcaaagctgggaccgagagactgaaaaacagcttctatctcaaggccatcagactgctaaacagcaaacactaactcagagaggctgctgcctacattgagacctcactttaaacaatgtcactttaaataatgccactttaataaagtGTACAtaatcttacattactcatatcatatggactgtatatactgtattttataccatctattgcaccttccctatgccgctcggccatcgctcatccattgccaggtcgcaattgtaaatgagaacttgttctcaacttgcctacctggttaaataaaggtgaaataaaataaaaaatatgtacatattctcattcaccacTTTAGATTTGTGcatattaggtagttgttggggaattgttagattacttattagatactgcactgtcagaactagaagcacaagcatttcgctacactcgcattaacatctgctaaccacgtgtatgtcaccaataaaatttgatttgagtctgGTTGGAAGTACTgttaaattctctaaaatgacattggcgggttatggtagagaaataaaccttacattctctggcaacagctctggtggacattcctgcagtcagcatgccaattgcacactccctaaaactttagacatctgtggcattgtgttgtttgacaaaactgcacattttagagtggccttttgttgtccccagcacaaggtgcacctgtgtaatgatcatgctgtttaatcagctccttgatatgtcacacctgtcaggtggatggattattttggcaaattagaaattctcactaacagggatgtaaaaaaatgtttgcacaaatttgagagaaataagtttTGTGTGCGTATGGAatatgtctgggatcttttatttcagctcatgaaacattggaccaacactttacatgttgcatttctatttttgtttcgtaAAAAGTCTAAGATTTAATTGTTCACCACATCAATtcatcttcttctccttcttttcACCTAATCCCCTTTGGGattttactctctcctctcgctccacaCCAGCTCCAACAGCGTATATCTGTCCCTGAAGGATGGTGAGATAGCTGGTACAGGAGTGGGGGTGGGCACAGAGGAGGGGGGCATGGCGGAGAGCTATATGACCATGGTCGAGTGCCAGTCTACGAGCCCAGGCACCAACTGCCGCCTTGTGGACGCCTCCATCCAGAAGAACATTTCGTTCGATGGGAAGCCCATGACCCCCACCGGCTGGAATGGAGGATTTGGGGAGATCTTCTCACTGAGGGACCAGCTGAAACAGGCTGAGGAGAAGGCCTTGCTGGTACAGAGACAGGTATGTTATGGTAATAGAACGGTACGGTACAGTACAGTCTGTTGGATGGGTCTGGAAAGGAAGATTCAGGGAGATTTTCTTTCTGAGGGACCAGTTGAAAAAGGCAGGGGAAGGCGTCGCTGGTACAGAGACAGGTATATTAGGCACCAGACAGTACCATAGTAACTATAGTAGTGGATGCTCACTGACTATTGGAGCAGTTTTAATCAGCCAGATTCAGAACTGCGCTGAAGAAAATGATAAAGCCACACATATCAGTGGCAAAGAAAAACAACAGAGCAGCAGCTGCACAATCACTAACAAATTATTAGGCACTGCAGCAATGGACTACGACACAATTTACAGACCTGGCCTGTAATGTGTCGGGATGAATCTCTGTTCTGAAGTGTTCAACAACTGTTCTTTCTAGGGAGTGTTTTCTTGCCACTGTGCTTCTGCTTGCTCTTTGAGGTCTAAGCTGGATTACTTTAAAGATCTTTGTGACAGCTGTGGATGTAAAACGGGCTTTGTTaatacatgtgattgattgattcttTATGTTctactctgtctccctcagtGTGATGGGTTGAAGACGGAGCTGCGGGAACTGCAGGAACTGTATGACTGcagccagagggagagggctgaATTGGAGGAGGAGCTACTGCACTGCAAGGCAGAGCTCGAGAGGTTGGCTGGAGGGTGGCAGGTGAGAGGTCACactggggttagaggtcaggtgtCACCCTAGTGATAGGAGTTAATAACGGTATATTGCATATCATTAAGGCTTTTTGGGTTTGTTCTAATTGTTTCTGACTGTTTTCTGACTTCAACATTTCCCTGCTTGagattgtgtgttgtgttttacaAAAAAGTTCAAGTTTATGCAAATGAAAACAAGAAATACAGCACACACATCACACCTATTCTGTGTCTGTTTATTCCACATGTTATGTGTATAGATACTgttgaaatatttttattttatcctttatttaatcagggaaATCCCATTGAGACCAAGGCCACTTATTCATGGGAGCCTTGCATGTACACAATCAATACAAatgtatcaaggcacaaggcgagacccagatacagacacaggaggcagatggttggagtattacaatgtttattaatccaaaggggtaggcaagagaatggtcatggacaagCAAAAAGGTTCAAACTAGATCAAAGACcaagaggtacagagtggcagacaggcttgtggtcaggcaggcgggtacagagtccagaaacaggcaaaggtcaaaactgggaggactagaaaaaggagaatagcaaaaggagtatGGGAAAagcacgctggttgacttgactaaacatacaagacgaactggcacagagaaacaggaaacacagggataaatacactggggagaataagcgacacctggaaggggtggagacattcacaggaacaggtgaaacagatcagggcgtgacacaaatgTACAACATTTACAAATAAAACATACAAAACACAAATTATTCCACCATCAACTTACAAAACACAAAcatacaaaacaaacacattcttcagtaaaaaaGGTCAACAATTAGCTGTCTGAATTGCACGAGCTGCATCAAAGCATTACATTTTGAGAGTTTTAGAGATTATTCCACAAGTAAGGTGACATTTTTTAAAAGGGGATTTACCTAATTTAGTGGATATTGAAGTTATTTCGAGAGTTAACCATCCCTGAGATCGGGTCTGGTACCTACGTCTGTAGGTTAAGGAAGTATTTAGCATTTTTACAACCAAATCTAAAATTTGGATGgaaatggcatgttatagaagggtccagACACTTGTTTTGtgatttcacttgtttttgagaaacttaccccCAACCAACAATAATTTCCTCAACCTTGTTGTGTAGTATAGGGGGTTCTAAAGAAAACCCAAATTAGTAATTTTAGAAACCGAaaagctctcagtatagtgatgcagatCTTTACATATTGTACACATCATATCCACAACGTTATATTCCATTTTGTGGCAACTCGAGCGATACCTCTCTGTCCATTCTACaattaactgccaaaataaaggaaacacttgagtaaatgatgAATACAATGTATATTGAAagtaggtgcttccacacaggaagttgtagaatctatgccaaggcgcattgagctgttctggcagctcgtggtggcccaacat
Coding sequences within it:
- the LOC112253501 gene encoding coiled-coil domain-containing protein 136 isoform X1, producing the protein MDGLRLPPLIEDALESTDEPCGDLKAESSPSLSPTMDNEITAKERGVLENNEKETMDRDQEEEEEKGRREQQEPLSEEQELEELRSQVLQLLLELEEAREMSNKHQEAFHELQGLLEDERLASAHQAEAFARQVHNLQAQLRSVQEEMDSLEEEKESELTEAHKELRLAQEEVLLLQQAAEEAADERENDIASLQEELCRLRAQLGRLNDEAQEYELEITTLRAEISMKSQRREEERKGGDVGTLRQECVTLREDCETLKDDNRRLTEKLQLLQLQRTGSNSVYLSLKDGEIAGTGVGVGTEEGGMAESYMTMVECQSTSPGTNCRLVDASIQKNISFDGKPMTPTGWNGGFGEIFSLRDQLKQAEEKALLVQRQCDGLKTELRELQELYDCSQRERAELEEELLHCKAELERLAGGWQSNIHSSESPVLSIPFIGMIVILGVVWCWLSELAFQKARGVI
- the LOC112253501 gene encoding coiled-coil domain-containing protein 136 isoform X2, whose product is MDNEITAKERGVLENNEKETMDRDQEEEEEKGRREQQEPLSEEQELEELRSQVLQLLLELEEAREMSNKHQEAFHELQGLLEDERLASAHQAEAFARQVHNLQAQLRSVQEEMDSLEEEKESELTEAHKELRLAQEEVLLLQQAAEEAADERENDIASLQEELCRLRAQLGRLNDEAQEYELEITTLRAEISMKSQRREEERKGGDVGTLRQECVTLREDCETLKDDNRRLTEKLQLLQLQRTGSNSVYLSLKDGEIAGTGVGVGTEEGGMAESYMTMVECQSTSPGTNCRLVDASIQKNISFDGKPMTPTGWNGGFGEIFSLRDQLKQAEEKALLVQRQCDGLKTELRELQELYDCSQRERAELEEELLHCKAELERLAGGWQSNIHSSESPVLSIPFIGMIVILGVVWCWLSELAFQKARGVI